Below is a genomic region from Deltaproteobacteria bacterium.
GAGGGGAGAACACTTCTAGGTTGATCGCATCGAACCGAAGCGCTGCCATTGCTCTTGCGCCGCCCTTGCTTTGGTGTGCAGAGGCAGCTAGGAACGCGCCACTCCAGTGAACCGGCGACAGCGGCGCCGTGCCACGACAAGAAAGGAAAGGTCTTTACATGCGAAACTCGATTGCCCTATTGATTGCCGCGCTGCTGCTCGGCACGGCCTCTGCCAGCCTGGCGGCGGAGGATCCGAAAACGGAGGAGGAGAAGGTCGCCTACGCCATCGGCTTAGCGATCAGCCAGAACCTCGAAGCCTTCAGTCTGAGCGCGGCGGAGCTGGAGCAGGTCAAGGCGGGCATCGCCGACGCCACCAGCAAGAGCAAGCCGAAGGTTGAACTCGAGACCTATGGCCCCAAGATCCAGGAGTTACAACAGGCGCGTGCAAAGGTGGCGGCGGAAGCCGAGAAGCAAGCGTCGGCTGCGTTCCTCGACAAGGCCGCGGCCGCTCCGGGCGTCGAGAAGAAGCCCTCGGGGCTGCTGTACAAAGAATTGAAGGCCGGCGCGGGCGAGCATCCCAAGGCGACCGATACGGTCAAGGTCCACTACCACGGCACACTGGTTGACGGGACGGTGTTCGACAGCTCGGTGCAGCGCGGCGAGCCGGCGCAGTTCCCGTTGAATCACGTCATTCCGTGTTGGACCGAGGGGGTACAGCTGATGAAGGTCGGCGGCAAGAGCCAGCTGACTTGCCCCGGAAACCTGGCCTATGGCGATCGCAGTCCGTCGCCGAAGATCAAGCCCGGCGCGGCGCTGATCTTCGAAGTGGAACTGCTGGAGATCTCCCAGGCTGCAGCCGCGGCGCCGGCGGCGGCGGATGCCGAAAAGTAGGCGATCGCCCTGCTGTCCTCAGCCGCCGAACCACGAGGCGTGGAAGTAGCGGACGACGATGGTCAGGACGACGGCGATCGCGATCGGCACCGGTAGCAGCTCGCGAATGCCCTGCCCCGTTTCGCTCCCGCTGAACGGCAGGAACGGCGTGCGGTCGTAGAACTCGCGAAAGCCAGGCGCATCGGCTGCCAACTTGCGCTGGTCCTGGTGGCGGGCACCGATTAGCGTAAAGACGACGAAGCCGCCGAAGAAGACGATATCCGCCGTGCTGCCGTTGGGTATCAGGTGCATCAGCCCAAAGAGCGCGAAGGCCATGAACACCGGGTGGCGCGTGATGCGGGCGGCTCCTCGTGGGGTGCTTGAGCCCGGTCGCATACCGGCCGGGCTTGGCCGCATCATGCCGGCTACCAGCAGCGTGAATGCGCTGCCCATGCCCAAGTAGATAATCCAGCGCAGCAGCGCGCCGGGGGCGTAGAGCCAGAGGTGGGGGCCGGCGTGCTTGTTGGCGAAATAGGTCCACACCAGCGGGACGAAGAAGGCAAACGCCACCGCTGCATACAGCCCCCGAAATCCTTGGTCGCCCAGCCGCGCTACCAGACGCGGCCGCAGTGCTGCGCTCGATAACATGATGTGACTGCCGGCGAATCCGACCCACAGCAGGAGAATTGCAATCGTGGCCAGCATCGCTCCCCCCTTTCGTCGCGCTCACGCCGGTGCGTCGGCCAACAAACCCCGGCCGGGTACGTGATTCATCTCGAGCCGAATGCCATCCGGATCCTCGAACAACACCGAGTAGTAGCCCGGCGCCCACTGCGCCTCCTCGGGCGGATGCACGATCTTGGCGCCGAGCTCGCACAGGAAGGCGTGGAGGCGATCGACATCGGCACGCTCGCGCGCGCGGAAGCAGACGTGGTGCAAGCCGATACGAAACTGGACGAAACGCTCGCCCTGGTAGCGGTCTTCGGCTTTGACGATACCGAAAGCGGTACGGCCGCCCACGCAGTACAAGTAGCCATCGCTATTGATGACCGGCCGCAAGCCGAGAAAGCCGAGCAGCTTCTCATAAAAGGGCTTGCAGACGTCGAAGTTGCTGACCGTGAGCATGATGTGGGCGATGCCGTTGATCTCCGCCATGTCTCCCTCCGCGGTGCCAGCCTATAGCAGAATCGCCGCAGCCGACGCGAGCCGCCAGCGCTGCCCCTAATCCGGCCTTGCTCGCCGTCCTGCTGCGCGGCGGCATGCTCCCCGTGGCCTACGTCTATCCCGCCGCGATGCGTGCCACCCGTGACTTGTTGCGCCGGCGCTGCCACCTGATGCGCAAACGCGCCGAGC
It encodes:
- a CDS encoding FKBP-type peptidyl-prolyl cis-trans isomerase, producing the protein MRNSIALLIAALLLGTASASLAAEDPKTEEEKVAYAIGLAISQNLEAFSLSAAELEQVKAGIADATSKSKPKVELETYGPKIQELQQARAKVAAEAEKQASAAFLDKAAAAPGVEKKPSGLLYKELKAGAGEHPKATDTVKVHYHGTLVDGTVFDSSVQRGEPAQFPLNHVIPCWTEGVQLMKVGGKSQLTCPGNLAYGDRSPSPKIKPGAALIFEVELLEISQAAAAAPAAADAEK
- a CDS encoding VOC family protein, which produces MAEINGIAHIMLTVSNFDVCKPFYEKLLGFLGLRPVINSDGYLYCVGGRTAFGIVKAEDRYQGERFVQFRIGLHHVCFRARERADVDRLHAFLCELGAKIVHPPEEAQWAPGYYSVLFEDPDGIRLEMNHVPGRGLLADAPA